The following nucleotide sequence is from Chloroflexota bacterium.
AGCCGGCCGGCAGGGTCGGGAACCGGATGCGGCTGGCGGTCGCGGCGGCCACGCTCATGCGGCTATTGGTAGGCCAGCGACACCGTCGGTCGCCGCTGCCCCTCCGCTGCGGGCCCGCCGTGTCGGCTGGGCTGCACGGTTGAGAACGTTGCACCCTGGGTGACGGTGGTGAAGGAAACCCCGGCGGTTTCGGACCCCTCCTTGAGCCCGGCGTTGGAGGGCGCGTCGTCGAAGGTCGCGGCATCCACGCCGATGGCGATCGGATATACGGCCCGCTGCGCCAGGTGGGTCAGGCTTGCGATCCAGGTCGGGTCCGCGGAAGGCGAGATGGCGACCAGGCTGACCCCGCGGCCGAGAATCGGCGCGGCGCTGGCGAGCACGTCGCCGAAGGGTTGCGTGCCGCGCGCCTGCACGATGGCCAGCGACTCCAGGATTCGCCAGAGCTGCCGCAAGCCCCGTTGCGGCTCGATGATGTAGCGGGTGCCGCGCCCCTCGGCCAGCAGGCCGACGGATTTGCCGTCGCGCACGAACTGGTAGGCGAGCGATGAGACGATCTTGACGCCGTATTCCTCGGTGGACTCGTCACCGTGACCCGCCTGCACCGCGGCGTCCAAATCGAGCGCCACCCATAGGCTGGCGGTCGGCTCGAGGTCAAACTCCTTCACCAGCAGCGTTTCGCGGCGCACCGAGGTCGGCCAGTGGATGCGTTTGAGCGGGTCGCCGGGCTGGAACTCGCGCAGACCGCCGGCGTCCGTCGTTACCTGCTGGGTCCGCATCGAGGAGCGGGCCGCGCCCACCAGCGTTCCGGCGGGCACGGCGACGTCGTGCATCACCGAGATCGGTGGGTAGACCACGATGGTGTTCTCCTGGGCGAGCCGGCGTTCGGCCGTGAAGAGGCCAAACGGGTCGCCGACCGTCACGTCCGCCGGACCGAGCTTGTAGAGCCCGCGTCGACCGGCTTCCCCGTGCGTGCGCCAGCGACGCTTCCCGCGGCTGCCGAGGCTGATCGCGATTGACGCCCGATACCCGGGGAGCTCGGAGTAGTCTTCAACTTCGAGCATGAGGATGGGCAGCCGGCTGCGGCTGCGCAGCTCGAACTCTTCCTCGATGGTGTCGCCAACCGTCGCCCACTGGGTACGGATCTGACGCTGGATGGTGAGCCCGCGCGATGCCAGGCGCGTCCAGAAATAGGACAGCAGCACAATGCTGAGCAGCGCGTACATCAACCAATACGCGATGGGCGACGTGGTCACCAGCGCCACGACGACGAGCAGGCCAAGCAGCACGATGATGACCGGTCGTTGCAGGGTGACCGCGGGTTTAGGCTGGCTGGCCGTGACCGACACGGGGCCCTCCACCGGACGTGGGATGCAAGCAACCTCCGCCCGGATTTGAGGCTGACTCTAGCATGCGCTCAACCGACCGGCGCTACGACGAGCGGCGAAATCGCGGCGCGGCCGGCCCGGCGCATTCGGCGCGTCCATGCAAGGCTCACGAAGCACCCAAGGAGGCGCCCTGCGTCTGGGCTAGACTCCAGCGGAGGGGTGCCCGAGTGGTTGAAGGGGACCGTCTCGAAAACGGTTTGGCGTGTTGAGCGTCACGTGGGTTCGAATCCCACCCTCTCCGCCGGCCCTCCATGGGTAACGCTTCCTTGAGCACTCCAACCCCGTCGCTTGTGATTCGCGCCGGGCGGCTCGTCTGCCCGGCCAGCGGAATCGACGGTCCAGGCGCCGTGACGGTCGCGGGCGACCGCATCGTCGGGGTCGCAATTGACGATCCGGATGCGCCGTCGCCGTCCGCGACCCGCGAGCTTGCGTTTCCGCGCGGCATCCTCCTGCC
It contains:
- a CDS encoding DUF58 domain-containing protein, translated to MSVTASQPKPAVTLQRPVIIVLLGLLVVVALVTTSPIAYWLMYALLSIVLLSYFWTRLASRGLTIQRQIRTQWATVGDTIEEEFELRSRSRLPILMLEVEDYSELPGYRASIAISLGSRGKRRWRTHGEAGRRGLYKLGPADVTVGDPFGLFTAERRLAQENTIVVYPPISVMHDVAVPAGTLVGAARSSMRTQQVTTDAGGLREFQPGDPLKRIHWPTSVRRETLLVKEFDLEPTASLWVALDLDAAVQAGHGDESTEEYGVKIVSSLAYQFVRDGKSVGLLAEGRGTRYIIEPQRGLRQLWRILESLAIVQARGTQPFGDVLASAAPILGRGVSLVAISPSADPTWIASLTHLAQRAVYPIAIGVDAATFDDAPSNAGLKEGSETAGVSFTTVTQGATFSTVQPSRHGGPAAEGQRRPTVSLAYQ